GTAAGAGGAGCGGCTGCAGTATCAGATACCTGCAAAGCAGTATTATTGATACAGAACTTACCAGGGGGAACATTGAAAATATCATTGGTTTTTCCCAGGTCCCCGTTGGTGCTGTCGGGCCATTGAAGGTTAACGGCAAATATGCGAACGGCGACTTTTATGTTCCGTTGAGTACTTCCGAGGGGGCGCTGATTTCATCATACAACAGGGGCGCCAGGGTAGTTTCCCTTTCAGGGGGTGCGAACGTGGTTCTGGTTAAAGACAGCATTCAGAGGGCTCCGTTTTTTGAACTGGAGAATGTATTCAAATCAGGGGAGTTTGTTGAATGGATAAATAAGAATTTCAATAAGCTCAGGGAAGTTGCTGAAAGCACGACAGATCACGGAAAACTCCTTGACTACAGCACATATATCCAGGGGAAAATTGTTTTTCTCCGGCTCAGTTTTTCAACTGGTGATGCAATGGGGATGAATATGATATCAAAGGCATCGGAGAAACTGTGTGCCTATATCAGCGAAAATTTCCCTGTAGTGCGCTGGGCAATTGAGAGCAATATGGCGGTGGACAAGAAGCCGGCCCATATAAACTCCATCCTGGGCAGGGGGAAAACCGTTACCGCTGATGTTCTGATAAAGGAGCATGTTATTTCCAGGTTCCTGCGTACCACGGCGGAGGAAATTGATAAGACATACCGGCAGATGGTAATGGGAGACCTGCTGGCAGGCGTTTTGGGAATGAACGGCCATATAGCTAACGGCGTTGCTGCCCTGTTCCTGGCCTGCGGACAGGATCTCGCCAACATTTCGGAATCCTGCGTCGGTTATTCCTATGCCGAAGCCATGGGCAAAGACCTGTATGTTTCATTAAATTTACCCTCACTGGTGGTGGGAACCGTCGGGGGAGGGGTATCGCTTCCTACTCAGCGCGAGTGCCTTGAGATCATTGGTTGTTATGGCAGAGGCAAGAGCAAAAAATTTGCCGAAATTGTTGCAGCAACAATTTTAGCCGGTGAAATTTCCCTGATATCTGCAATTGTAGCAGGCGATTTCATTAAGGCTCACGAAAGATATGGCCGCAACAACCCGCTGTCAGACCCGGGCAAGAACCAGACCTGATCCCGGATAACCGGCCGGATAAGCCCAGGGTTGGAGCCGGTTTTCAGAATGTCATGGTAAAGACCGTTTCCCTTTCTGGGATGGAGCGGACCTTCAGGCTGCCCTTGTGAAGCCTCATGATCTGGCGCGACAGGCTGAGCCCTATCCCGCTGCCGTCTTCCCTGGTTGTGAAGAAGGGGATGAAGATCTCGTCAATAAGTCCGGGCGGTATGCCCGGGCCGTTGTCGGCTACCAGCACCTCGGGCCGTCCCGCATCGCTAAGACGGTATTCGATATTTATTTCTGCCCCTTCGCGTCCCTCAAGCGCCTCGGCCGCGTTTTTCAGCAGGTTGATCAGCACCTGCGAAATCAGCTTTTCGTCTATGTTAAGCTCGATGTTGCCGTCGCGGGCGATGACCGACACGCTTATATTTTTTTCTCCCAGCTCCCGCCGGTACAGCATCACCGTGTTTTCGACAAGTTCGCCCGCCCTTACCGCCGATATTACCGGCTCAGGCAGCCGGGTAAGTTTCCTGTACGATTCCACAAATCTTATGAGTCCCTGTCCCTGCTCGTTGATAACCTTCAATCCTCTAATGGTGTTCTGCACCGTCGTTTCGGTCACCTCTTCGACCGGGATGGGACGGCCTTCCTTGATATAATAACTGCAAAGGTTTTCAGACAGTGAGGTTACCGGCGCTATCGAGTTCATTATCTCATGCGTAAGCACCCTGATCAGCTTCAGCCATGAGTCCAGTTCCTTTTCATCGAGCTCTTTCCTGATATCCTGAACAGAAACCAGGATAAGGGGCTGGTCCATGCTTTTGAAGGCAGTCGACCTTACCAGCAGTGTAAGAGGCTCATTTTGAACCGTGATCGTTATCAGCTTTTCGTCGTCATATCCTATATGCCTTACGGCGGAAGCGAGTTTGCCGTCTATCTTTTCGAGCTGCCTTATATGGGTGAACTGTTTCATCCCAAGCAGCTTTTTAAGGCTGCTGTTGGCGTGTATTACAAAGCCTTCGCTGTTGAACGACAGGATCCCAGTGCTTATATGCTCTATCATAGCGCCGAAATACTGCTCCTGCCGGCGGTTTTCGACCTTGACCCGCCTGATATGCTCATTTATCCTTTCCAGGTTGCCGCTCAGCCTGCTGAGAAGTCCGTCACCCCCGCCGCGCGGGAAGATCAGGGTGTGGTCATCATTTCGTACCGCCTCAAAAAAGTAGTTGATCTTCCTGTTGATGCGGTTAATGTACCAGGCAAGGCTTATGGCTGCCCCAACCAGCAGGGCGAAAGCCACGATGATGTTGTGCAGCTGTGCCCCGGCGGCCAGTGCCCATCCCGTTGCCGCCCCGGCCAGCGCCAGCACTGTTATCCTGGCAATTATACTGGTATTAAATGACCTTGTCATACGTGTATAGTAGATGCAGATTTTCCCGGACGGTTCATCCTATGCCGTATTTTTGCATTTTGTTGTATAGCGTCTGACGGGTAATGCCCAGCTGTCCGGCGGCAGCTTTTATGTTCCCCTGGTTTTTCTCAATAGCGGTCATTATCACTCTTTTCTCAATCTCGACCAGGTTGAGCGTATCGCCGGGGTCAGGCAGGTATCCGGATGCAGTTCCCGAGAAGAGATCGTTTTCGGTAATACTGCCCGATTCATTGAGTATCACCGCCTTTTCGACGGTATGTTCAAGCTCCCTCACATTGCCCGGCCAGCTATGCTGAACCATGCGTTCCATGGCCCGCCCCGATATCTCTATAGGTTTTTTGCCGTATTTTTCGGAGTATTTTTCAAGAAAATGGCCGGCCAGCAGGGGAATATCGGATGTACGCGACCTCAGTGGCGGGATCTCTATCCCGATGGTATTGATCCTGTAAAGAAGGTCCTCCCTGAATAGCCCCTCTGCAACCAAACGGGCCGGGTTGCGGTTGGTTGCACTGATAAGTCGGATATCGACAGGAACCGTCTCGTTCGATCCTACGCGGGTTATTACCCTGTTCTGAAGCGCTGCCAGAAGCTTGGGCTGGAGGCTGAGCGGCAGGTTGGCTATCTCGTCGAGGAACAGGGTGCCCTTGTCGGCCAGCTCAATTCTGCCGGTGCGGTTATCGCGCGCATCGGTAAAAGCCCCTTTGACGTGTCCGAACAGCTCGCTTTCAAATAGCGTTTCGCTAACAGCCCCCATGTCGACCGAGACCATCAGCTCCTGGCTGCGACCCGAAAGCCGGTGAATTCTTCTTGCTATAAGCTCTTTGCCTGTTCCGTTCTCGCCGGTAATAAGTACGTTGGTATCGGTAGCGGCCACCTTCTCAACTGTTTTCAGCATCTCTGCAAACGGTTTCGAAGAGCCTATTATCTCTTTGTCATGCCTGTTAATGCTGGTTTTGAGTTCCTTCTCCCTTTGCCTGAGGTCTTTTATCTCCTTTCTGGAGAGGTTAAGCTGGATGGCCGAGCGTACCGTTGCCAGCAGCTTTGTGTTGTCCCAGGGTTTGAGCACAAAATCGGTGGCGCCGGCCTTCAGTGCACGTACGGCCAGCTCAACGTCGCCATAGGCGGTCATCAGCACCACCGAAATGTCGGGGTGGTCCTCCCTTATCCGCTGAAGCCAGTAGATACCCTCATTTCCGGTGTTGGCTCCCGATTTGAAGTTCATATCGAGCAGCACCAGGTTGTACTGGTTCTGCCGCAGCTCAGAGATCAGCAGGTTGGGGGAGGATATGGTGCTTACCCTGTCAAATTCCTGCGAAAGCAGCATCTCGATAGCAAGCAGCACGTTCCTGTTATCATCTACAACCAGTATGTTACCCTTTGACATTATTATAACCTGTTTTATCCTGCGGGAACCCAAAA
This genomic interval from Marinilabiliales bacterium contains the following:
- a CDS encoding 3-hydroxy-3-methylglutaryl-CoA reductase — encoded protein: MKLPKDRKNNYSENAIKDRISFLSKRSGCSIRYLQSSIIDTELTRGNIENIIGFSQVPVGAVGPLKVNGKYANGDFYVPLSTSEGALISSYNRGARVVSLSGGANVVLVKDSIQRAPFFELENVFKSGEFVEWINKNFNKLREVAESTTDHGKLLDYSTYIQGKIVFLRLSFSTGDAMGMNMISKASEKLCAYISENFPVVRWAIESNMAVDKKPAHINSILGRGKTVTADVLIKEHVISRFLRTTAEEIDKTYRQMVMGDLLAGVLGMNGHIANGVAALFLACGQDLANISESCVGYSYAEAMGKDLYVSLNLPSLVVGTVGGGVSLPTQRECLEIIGCYGRGKSKKFAEIVAATILAGEISLISAIVAGDFIKAHERYGRNNPLSDPGKNQT
- a CDS encoding sigma-54-dependent Fis family transcriptional regulator, which produces MSKGNILVVDDNRNVLLAIEMLLSQEFDRVSTISSPNLLISELRQNQYNLVLLDMNFKSGANTGNEGIYWLQRIREDHPDISVVLMTAYGDVELAVRALKAGATDFVLKPWDNTKLLATVRSAIQLNLSRKEIKDLRQREKELKTSINRHDKEIIGSSKPFAEMLKTVEKVAATDTNVLITGENGTGKELIARRIHRLSGRSQELMVSVDMGAVSETLFESELFGHVKGAFTDARDNRTGRIELADKGTLFLDEIANLPLSLQPKLLAALQNRVITRVGSNETVPVDIRLISATNRNPARLVAEGLFREDLLYRINTIGIEIPPLRSRTSDIPLLAGHFLEKYSEKYGKKPIEISGRAMERMVQHSWPGNVRELEHTVEKAVILNESGSITENDLFSGTASGYLPDPGDTLNLVEIEKRVIMTAIEKNQGNIKAAAGQLGITRQTLYNKMQKYGIG
- a CDS encoding ATP-binding protein, whose protein sequence is MSTGILSFNSEGFVIHANSSLKKLLGMKQFTHIRQLEKIDGKLASAVRHIGYDDEKLITITVQNEPLTLLVRSTAFKSMDQPLILVSVQDIRKELDEKELDSWLKLIRVLTHEIMNSIAPVTSLSENLCSYYIKEGRPIPVEEVTETTVQNTIRGLKVINEQGQGLIRFVESYRKLTRLPEPVISAVRAGELVENTVMLYRRELGEKNISVSVIARDGNIELNIDEKLISQVLINLLKNAAEALEGREGAEINIEYRLSDAGRPEVLVADNGPGIPPGLIDEIFIPFFTTREDGSGIGLSLSRQIMRLHKGSLKVRSIPERETVFTMTF